From Acipenser ruthenus chromosome 23, fAciRut3.2 maternal haplotype, whole genome shotgun sequence, the proteins below share one genomic window:
- the LOC117413160 gene encoding discoidin, CUB and LCCL domain-containing protein 1-like, translating to MYVTLPNFLEKLYILTTVLFILCLETGGVDGQEGEGCGHTVQGSSSGTLASRNFPGTYPNDTQCEWRLQAPQGTRLTLVFGDFDLEYSKHCTAGSLTILLTGEPASSIGPLCGNMNMIQKKLTLNSSEVTIRFESGTHRSGRGFLLSYTTEGHSGLTSCMERGTYRTAPQFSALCPAGCRNVSGDIWGEFSQGYRDTSVLCKAAIHAGVISDERGGPIKVSRERSITLYEASLANGVLSKTGPLSEKRLVFHKECTGALPVSSFNASSSWEEVDRLGRHVLWSPGNADLHSQGPAWAAGSSEQSASLEVDLGERRNITGIITKGSAGRNNFYVKSYKILYSKDRKLWKVYKSASSKEEKVFEGNTDNEQEVRNDFIPPIVARYILIQPQTWYNRVSLRVSVLGCATPRIRSLRPVAKVLPVIPPTVSIPEGPTTTGGPVIIKNQDTGLRASNLVVILAVVGLLVVCVLVLVLCLCRKKRKNAAEVKCSLVKGCQSSGGKMQGCCRGNLPLSESELISYPVERVIPGDLSKVPLTDYAEPDLIAGGKAGQKTGSTFRPATDEGYTIPLILNHYDVPGQFHEYAEPLPAEPEYATPFTEPPPDPGGGGAKKNICVVKVVPPCQGTGLNITGSSQLARYDCPAQRSLFTEGNPLYNIPQTAADGARKASVVYAEPQARDSLNHMYHEPL from the exons TCCTCCAGCGGCACCCTGGCCTCGCGGAACTTCCCTGGCACGTACCCCAACGACACGCAGTGCGAATGGAGGCTGCAAGCCCCACAGGGGACAAGACTGACCCTCGTGTTCGGAGACTTTGACCTGGAGTACTCCAAGCACTGCACAGCCGGCTCACTcaccatcctcctcactggagaGCCAGCCAGCAGCATAG GTCCTCTCTGCGGAAACATGAACATGATCCAAAAGAAGCTGACGTTAAACTCTAGTGAGGTGACGATACGCTTCGAGAGCGGAACCCATCGCTCGGGTCGGGGCTTCCTGTTGTCCTACACCACTGAGGGGCACTCAG GTTTGACCTCCTGTATGGAGCGAGGTACTTACCGCACGGCTCCGCAGTTCAG TGCGTTGTGTCCTGCAGGCTGCAGGAATGTGAGTGGAGATATCTGGGGAGAGTTTAGCCAAGGATACCGAGAT ACGTCAGTGCTGTGTAAAGCTGCCATCCACGCGGGGGTGATCTCTGACGAGCGTGGGGGTCCGATCAAGGTGTCGCGGGAGCGGAGCATCACTCTCTATGAAGCATCGCTCGCCAACGGGGTCCTGTCCAAAAC TGGCCCTCTCTCTGAAAAGCGCCTTGTCTTCCACAAAG AGTGTACGGGCGCACTGCCTGTCTCTAGCTTCAACGCCTCCTCATCCTGGGAGGAAGTGGACAGACTGGGACGCCATGTTCTATGGTCCCCAGGAAACGCAGATCTGCACAGTCAGGGGCCCGCCTGGGCGGCAGGGAGCAGCGAGCAGAGTGCCTCACTGGAGGTGGACCTGGGAGAGAGGAGGAACATCACAG GTATTATCACAAAGGGCTCGGCAGGCCGGAATAATTTCTACGTGAAATCGTATAAGATTCTCTACAGTAAAGACAGGAAGTTATGGAAGGTCTATAAAAGTGCCAGCAGTAAGGAGGAAAAG GTTTTTGAGGGCAATACGGACAACGAACAGGAAGTGCGGAATGACTTCATCCCGCCCATTGTGGCGCGCTACATTCTCATCCAGCCCCAGACGTGGTACAACAGAGTCTCCCTGAGGGTCAGTGTGCTGGGCTGTGCCACCCCCAGAATCAGGTCCCTCCGGCCCGTCG CCAAAGTGCTTCCAGTCATCCCCCCCACAGTCAGCATTCCCGAGGGTCCGACCACAACTGGCGGACCGGTCATTATCAAGAACCAGGACACAGGTCTGAGAG CTTCCAATCTGGTGGTGATACTGGCCGTGGTCGGCCTACTGGTGGTCTGCGTGCTGGTCCTGGTTCTGTGTCTGTGCAGAAAGAAAAG gaAGAATGCAGCTGAAGTGAAATGCTCGCTTGTGAAAG GGTGTCAGAGTTCAGGGGGAAAGATGCAGGGCTGTTGCCGTGGAAACCTGCCTCTCTCGGAGTCGGAGCTGATCTCGTACCCTGTGGAGAGGGTCATCCCTGGAGATCTCAGCAAGGTCCCCCTCACGG ACTATGCAGAGCCGGATCTGATTGCCGGGGGCAAGGCTGGACAGAAAACAGGGTCCACGTTCCGGCCGGCAACTGATGAGGGCTACACCATCCCTCTGATCCTCAACCACTACGACGTTCCGGGGCAATTCCATGAGTACGCCGAGCCTCTGCCGGCAGAGCCTGAGTACGCCACCCCCTTCACCGAGCCGCCACCGGACCCCGGTGGGGGCGGGGCCAAGAAGAACATCTGTGTGGTCAAAGTGGTGCCCCCCTGCCAGGGCACAGGACTCAACATCACAGGCAGCTCACAGCTAGCCCGATATGACTGTCCTGCGCAGAGATCACTGTTCACGGAAGGGAATCCCCTATACAACATTCCCCAAACTGCTGCAGACGGGGCAAGGAAAGCCAGTGTAGTTTATGCCGAACCGCAGGCCAGAGACTCTTTGAACCACATGTACCACGAGCCATTGTGA
- the LOC131699724 gene encoding transcription initiation factor TFIID subunit 12-like, whose product MNQYQPQALINLNFSSTVKAEPASTPPLSTSMANNTAAAAAAVATAAVVKIPGTPGPAGRLSPEGSQVLSKKKLQDLVREIDPNEQLDEDVEEMLLQIADDFIESVVTAACQLARHRKSSTLEVKDVQLHLERQWNMWIPGFGSDEIRPYKKACTTEAHKQRMALIRKTTKK is encoded by the exons ATGAACCAATACCAGCCACAGGCTTTGATCAACCTCAACTTCTCATCGACTGTGAAAGCAGAGCCTGCCAGCACCCCCCCTCTCTCCACCAGCATGGCCAACAACacagcagcagcggcggcggcggtggCGACTGCAGCAGTGGTGAAGATTCCAGGGACCCCTGGCCCTGCAGGCAGGCTCAGCCCTGAGGGCTCACAG GTGCTGAGTAAGAAGAAACTGCAGGACCTGGTGAGAGAGATCGACCCCAATGAGCAGCTGGATGAGGATGTGGAGGAG ATGCTGTTGCAGATTGCAGATGACTTCATTGAAAGTGTGGTGACAGCAGCATGCCAGCTCGCTCGCCACCGCAAATCCAGCACCCTGGAGGTGAAAGACGTACAGCTGCACCTGG AGCGCCAGTGGAACATGTGGATCCCAGGCTTTGGATCTGATGAAATCAGACCCTACAAGAAGGCTTGCACTACAGAGGCTCACAAACAG AGAATGGCACTGATCCGTAAAACAACCAAAAAGTAA
- the LOC131699723 gene encoding ras-related protein Rab-39B-like, with the protein MDPQWQYQFRIILLGDSTVGKSSLLKRYTEDVFIDFINQTVGVDFYVQFFEVEPGVRIKLQFWDTAGQERFRSVTRSYYRNSVGGLLLFDMTNRDSFDHVREWYQEVSERVQPHRVLFVLAGHKSDLEAERTVSRKEGESLAESLGLPYIETSAKTNNNVVQAFELLCRTVYQALQSGEVAVREGWDGVKSGAAQAQGLKPRKEAEPAVSSTCSC; encoded by the exons ATGGATCCCCAGTGGCAGTACCAGTTCCGGATCATCTTGCTGGGAGACTCCACTGTTGGGAAGTCTTCCCTATTGAAGCGCTACACGGAAGACGTCTTCATCGACTTCATAAACCAGACTGTGGGAGTGGATTTCTATGTTCAGTTCTTTGAAGTGGAGCCTGGAGTCAGGATCAAGCTGCAGTTCTGGGATACAGCTGGGCAGGAGAGGTTCAG GTCGGTGACACGCTCCTATTACCGGAACTCAGTGGGTGGGCTCCTGCTGTTTGACATGACAAACCGAGACTCATTCGATCATGTGCGGGAGTGGTACCAGGAGGTGTCGGAGCGGGTGCAGCCACACAGGGTGCTGTTTGTGCTGGCGGGACACAAGAGTGACCTGGAGGCCGAGCGGACTGTGTCCCGCAAGGAAGGAGAGAGCCTGGCTGAGTCGCTGGGCCTGCCATACATCGAGACCTCGGCCAAAACCAACAACAACGTAGTGCAGGCATTCGAGCTGCTCTGCAGAACCGTCTACCAGGCGCTGCAGAGCGGGGAGGTGGCTGTGCGCGAGGGCTGGGACGGGGTGAAGTCTGGGGCAGCGCAGGCACAGGGACTCAAACCCCGCAAGGAGGCTGAGCCTGCAGTGAGCAGCACATGCTCCTGCTAA